One genomic window of Microbacterium testaceum StLB037 includes the following:
- a CDS encoding gamma carbonic anhydrase family protein — MTIAADASILALPDAAPTVHDDAFVASGARLLGDVSLGAGASVWYNAVLRADGAAIVVGERSNVQDNVSIHVDRGHPVSIGDDVSIGHNAVVHGCTIGDGSLIGMGSVVLSGAEIGPGCLVAGGAVVLEGTVVPAGSLVAGVPAKVRRALTEEERQGMLRNADAYLGHAARHAQAVAGETARLG, encoded by the coding sequence GTGACCATCGCCGCGGACGCCTCGATCCTCGCCCTTCCCGACGCGGCACCAACCGTGCACGACGACGCGTTCGTGGCATCCGGCGCTCGCCTCCTCGGGGACGTCTCCCTCGGCGCCGGCGCGAGCGTCTGGTACAACGCGGTTCTGCGCGCCGACGGGGCCGCCATCGTCGTGGGGGAGCGGTCGAACGTCCAGGACAACGTGTCGATTCACGTCGACCGGGGTCACCCGGTGTCGATCGGCGACGACGTCTCGATCGGCCACAACGCCGTCGTCCACGGCTGCACGATCGGAGACGGATCGCTCATCGGCATGGGGAGCGTCGTGCTGTCGGGAGCCGAGATCGGACCGGGATGCCTCGTCGCCGGGGGAGCGGTCGTCCTCGAGGGGACGGTGGTCCCCGCGGGTTCGCTCGTCGCCGGCGTTCCCGCGAAGGTGCGGCGCGCGCTGACCGAGGAGGAGCGGCAGGGCATGCTCCGAAACGCGGACGCGTATCTGGGCCATGCCGCGCGGCACGCGCAAGCTGTCGCCGGGGAGACTGCTCGTCTGGGCTGA
- a CDS encoding tetratricopeptide repeat protein — protein sequence MSDWQSRVDAVWSDDALSPEDVIVRIDELAAERPADDALALFERAGARDSAGVEDEAELLYRRALAIGLDDERRTRATIQLASTIRNLGKTEEALAMLQAEYEREPRGPLHDAAAAFYALALVSSGEPERAASVALQALAPHLPRYTRSVTGYAREIADDRG from the coding sequence ATGAGTGACTGGCAGAGCAGGGTGGATGCCGTCTGGTCCGACGACGCGCTCAGCCCCGAAGACGTGATCGTGCGCATCGACGAGCTCGCTGCCGAGCGGCCGGCCGATGATGCCCTCGCACTCTTCGAGCGCGCCGGAGCACGCGACTCGGCCGGCGTCGAAGACGAGGCGGAGCTGCTCTACCGACGCGCCCTCGCGATCGGCCTCGACGACGAACGTCGCACCCGCGCGACGATCCAGCTCGCCAGCACGATCCGCAACCTCGGCAAGACCGAGGAAGCCCTGGCGATGCTGCAGGCCGAGTATGAGCGCGAGCCCCGTGGCCCGCTGCACGATGCGGCCGCCGCCTTCTACGCCCTCGCGCTGGTGTCGAGCGGAGAGCCGGAGCGGGCGGCATCCGTCGCCCTCCAAGCCCTCGCTCCGCACCTCCCGCGCTATACCCGGTCCGTGACCGGATACGCGCGAGAAATCGCCGATGATCGCGGCTGA
- a CDS encoding alpha-tubulin suppressor has protein sequence MTSVESSVSVPAPLVSRRRVVGVGAWAVPAIALTWGTPAYASASNAAVVTVSVPQGQIPATGATPLTVLTRSADGTPRAGAPVSLTAPANAQLGSSDGITGSDGTFTTTLDLRRPSAKPGSTVTVTAISGSDAASASLTVLGANALGWGVNAGGQLGLDSGGQPVVSAAHITPAFPAPIVSMMTNGAETSLALLADGSVWTVGSDRFGVRGPGVSTGREWRRFAGLSDVAQLVAGGGTAYARRNDGSLWSWGSAVNGARGDGSSASSSGTSADSDTPAKILDGVVDVAAGDSTAYALLSSGKVMGWGNNFQGGVGDGTTTNRARPVEVTGLENITQIAAQYNGGYALASDGAVWAWGRNEFGQCGNGTTIAAQLTPVQVTLPLAATQVVGSGDGGFALLTDKTVRAWGRNDFGQLGDGTGGAWDPIEKRQQPTPVAVKNLSDVRQAAATTSGGMALKNDGTVWAWGGNNNGQVGDGSTVNRIEPVAVSGLEGYAVSRLCPPNGGGQARNPFAITADETVSVEVDGQIAAGSSGDVAVKVAAGATAIASVPVTLTATGNSALGTRSAQTGSDGFVRTTLTPDARTWPGTIVRVDATTDADAAFDTTTVLGANVLGWGPNGAGQAGVPSGGSPLSTPTQSARSFPSPVVSMTSSGAGSGFAVLADGSVWTVGDARWGLRGPGQAGSTTWTRFAALSDVTQLVASGGAAFAVKADGSLWSWGSAARGGRGDGSYASSAGTSADSDTPTKILDGVVDVAAGDLTAYALLSTGKVMGWGNNDQGGVGDGTTTDRPQPVEVSGLSGIVQISAQYNGGYALGSDGKVWAWGRNELGQGGNGTATPGQSVPVQVTLPMAATQVVGAGDTAYALLTDKTVLAWGRNDYGQVGDGNGGSWDPIEKRRQLSPVPVANLTNVKQLAATTETAYALDNDGAVWAWGINRNGEIGDGATGTANNRLAPVKVPGLEGYAITRLCPVNGGGQGRNPFAIVAQSTIALVADATVVAGGAASAVTAKVASGSKPLSAAPVSFTASSGIVLSASSGQTDAQGLYAIGVTVPDVRAWPGTVERVNAASGSSSTFATLTVLGANVLGWGPNGAGQAGVPSGGSPLSTPTQSARSFPSPVVSMTSSGAGSGFAVLADGSVWTVGDARWGLRGPGQAGSTTWTRFAGLSDVVQLVAAGGTAFARKRDGSLWSWGSAVNGARGDGSSASSSGTSADSDTPAKILDGVVDVAAGDSTAYALLSSGKVMGWGNNFQGGVGDGTTTNRARPVEVTGLENITQIAAQYNGGYALASDGAVWAWGRNEFGQCGNGTTIAAQLTPVQVTLPMKATQVIAGGDTGYALLADKTVRAWGRNDFGQVGDGTGGAWDPIEKRQQPTPVAVANLSNVTQVSATTESAFALTADGAVWSWGINRNGEIGDGTTGESNNRTAPVRVQGLDGYALVELTPRNGGGQARNPFAIFRR, from the coding sequence ATGACTTCTGTCGAGTCGTCCGTATCGGTCCCCGCCCCTCTCGTCTCGCGTCGCCGTGTCGTCGGCGTGGGGGCGTGGGCGGTTCCTGCCATCGCCCTCACCTGGGGCACCCCGGCTTACGCCTCCGCGTCGAACGCGGCCGTCGTCACCGTGAGCGTTCCTCAGGGGCAGATTCCGGCGACGGGAGCGACGCCCCTCACCGTCCTCACACGATCCGCTGACGGGACCCCGAGGGCGGGTGCCCCGGTCTCTCTCACCGCGCCCGCCAACGCGCAACTCGGGAGCTCCGACGGCATCACGGGATCGGACGGCACGTTCACCACCACGCTCGACCTCCGTCGACCGAGCGCCAAACCCGGGTCGACGGTGACGGTCACCGCCATCTCGGGGTCGGACGCGGCCTCCGCCTCCCTCACCGTCCTGGGCGCGAATGCGCTCGGGTGGGGGGTGAACGCGGGCGGGCAGTTGGGCTTGGACAGCGGCGGGCAGCCTGTGGTCTCGGCCGCCCACATCACACCTGCCTTTCCGGCGCCGATCGTGTCGATGATGACGAATGGAGCGGAGACGTCGCTCGCCCTCCTCGCCGACGGATCGGTATGGACGGTGGGATCCGATCGGTTCGGCGTCCGCGGCCCCGGAGTGTCGACCGGTCGGGAGTGGCGGAGGTTCGCGGGGTTGTCGGATGTCGCGCAGCTGGTGGCCGGTGGGGGCACAGCATATGCGCGGAGAAATGACGGGTCGTTGTGGTCGTGGGGGAGTGCGGTGAATGGGGCGCGTGGTGATGGGTCTTCCGCGTCGTCGTCGGGGACGTCGGCCGACAGTGACACGCCGGCGAAGATCCTGGATGGGGTGGTGGATGTCGCCGCGGGCGATTCGACGGCGTATGCGTTGTTGTCGTCGGGGAAGGTGATGGGGTGGGGCAACAACTTCCAGGGCGGTGTCGGCGACGGGACGACGACGAATCGCGCGAGGCCGGTGGAGGTGACCGGGCTGGAGAACATCACTCAGATCGCCGCGCAGTACAACGGCGGGTATGCGCTCGCCTCCGATGGCGCGGTGTGGGCGTGGGGGCGTAACGAGTTCGGCCAGTGCGGCAACGGAACCACCATCGCTGCTCAGCTGACCCCCGTCCAGGTAACCCTGCCCCTGGCGGCGACGCAAGTGGTCGGTTCGGGAGATGGGGGATTCGCACTGCTCACGGACAAGACGGTGCGGGCCTGGGGACGCAACGACTTCGGGCAGCTGGGCGATGGGACGGGTGGTGCGTGGGATCCGATCGAGAAGCGCCAGCAGCCCACACCTGTCGCGGTCAAGAACCTGTCGGATGTCAGACAGGCCGCGGCGACGACGTCCGGTGGCATGGCGCTGAAGAACGACGGAACCGTCTGGGCGTGGGGAGGAAACAACAACGGCCAGGTCGGGGACGGATCGACGGTCAACCGCATCGAGCCGGTTGCGGTGTCCGGGCTCGAAGGATATGCGGTTTCTCGGCTGTGCCCGCCGAACGGCGGTGGTCAGGCGCGCAACCCCTTCGCGATCACGGCGGACGAGACGGTCTCCGTCGAAGTCGACGGTCAGATCGCGGCGGGATCTTCGGGCGACGTCGCGGTCAAGGTGGCGGCGGGCGCCACCGCCATCGCGTCGGTTCCGGTGACGCTCACGGCGACGGGCAACTCGGCGCTGGGCACCCGTTCCGCGCAGACGGGAAGCGATGGTTTCGTCCGTACGACCCTCACTCCGGACGCTCGTACGTGGCCGGGCACCATCGTCCGCGTGGACGCCACCACGGATGCCGATGCAGCGTTCGACACGACGACCGTGTTGGGCGCGAATGTGTTGGGGTGGGGTCCGAACGGGGCGGGGCAGGCGGGTGTTCCGTCGGGCGGTTCGCCCCTGTCGACTCCGACGCAGTCGGCGCGGTCGTTCCCGTCGCCGGTGGTGTCGATGACCTCCAGCGGTGCGGGGTCCGGTTTCGCGGTCTTGGCGGACGGCTCGGTGTGGACGGTCGGCGACGCGCGCTGGGGCCTGCGGGGGCCGGGCCAGGCGGGGTCGACGACCTGGACGCGGTTCGCAGCGCTCTCGGACGTGACCCAGCTGGTGGCATCCGGCGGTGCTGCATTCGCCGTGAAGGCCGATGGCTCGTTGTGGTCGTGGGGCTCGGCGGCGAGGGGAGGCCGCGGCGACGGGTCGTATGCGTCGTCCGCGGGGACGTCGGCGGACAGTGACACCCCGACGAAGATCCTCGACGGGGTGGTGGATGTCGCCGCGGGCGATCTGACGGCGTACGCGCTGCTATCGACCGGGAAGGTCATGGGGTGGGGCAACAACGATCAGGGCGGCGTCGGCGATGGAACGACGACGGATCGCCCTCAGCCGGTGGAAGTCTCCGGGTTGAGCGGCATCGTCCAGATCTCGGCGCAGTATAACGGCGGGTATGCGCTCGGCTCCGACGGCAAGGTGTGGGCGTGGGGCCGCAACGAGCTCGGTCAGGGCGGGAACGGTACGGCAACGCCTGGGCAGTCAGTCCCTGTCCAGGTGACGTTGCCGATGGCGGCGACGCAGGTGGTCGGCGCGGGTGATACCGCCTACGCGCTGTTGACGGACAAGACGGTGCTGGCGTGGGGCCGCAACGATTACGGGCAGGTCGGTGACGGCAACGGCGGGTCGTGGGATCCGATCGAGAAGCGTCGGCAACTGAGCCCGGTCCCGGTGGCGAATCTGACGAACGTGAAGCAGCTGGCCGCCACCACCGAGACGGCGTACGCGTTGGACAACGACGGCGCCGTGTGGGCGTGGGGTATCAACCGCAACGGTGAGATCGGCGACGGCGCCACCGGGACGGCGAACAACCGCCTCGCGCCCGTGAAGGTGCCGGGCCTCGAGGGGTACGCCATCACGCGCCTGTGCCCGGTCAACGGCGGCGGCCAGGGCCGCAACCCCTTCGCCATCGTCGCCCAGTCCACCATCGCCCTGGTCGCTGACGCGACCGTAGTCGCGGGAGGCGCGGCAAGCGCCGTGACGGCGAAGGTCGCCTCCGGATCGAAGCCGCTTTCGGCCGCGCCCGTCTCCTTCACGGCATCGTCAGGAATCGTCCTGAGCGCGTCATCGGGACAGACGGACGCACAGGGGCTGTACGCCATCGGCGTCACCGTTCCCGATGTCCGCGCGTGGCCGGGCACCGTCGAGCGGGTCAACGCGGCGAGCGGGTCCAGCTCGACTTTCGCGACCCTGACGGTGTTGGGCGCGAATGTGTTGGGGTGGGGTCCGAACGGGGCGGGGCAGGCGGGTGTTCCGTCGGGCGGTTCGCCCCTGTCGACTCCGACGCAGTCGGCGCGGTCGTTCCCGTCGCCGGTGGTGTCGATGACCTCCAGCGGTGCGGGGTCCGGTTTCGCGGTCTTGGCGGACGGCTCGGTGTGGACGGTCGGCGACGCGCGCTGGGGCCTGCGGGGGCCGGGCCAGGCGGGGTCGACGACGTGGACGCGGTTCGCGGGGTTGTCGGATGTCGTACAGCTGGTGGCAGCGGGTGGAACGGCCTTCGCGCGCAAGCGGGACGGGTCGTTGTGGTCGTGGGGGAGTGCGGTGAATGGGGCGCGTGGTGATGGGTCTTCCGCGTCGTCGTCGGGGACGTCGGCGGACAGTGACACGCCGGCGAAGATCCTGGATGGGGTGGTGGATGTCGCCGCGGGCGATTCGACGGCGTATGCGTTGTTGTCGTCGGGGAAGGTGATGGGGTGGGGCAACAACTTCCAGGGCGGTGTCGGCGACGGGACGACGACGAATCGCGCGAGGCCGGTGGAGGTGACCGGGCTGGAGAACATCACTCAGATCGCCGCGCAGTACAACGGCGGGTATGCGCTCGCCTCCGATGGCGCGGTGTGGGCGTGGGGGCGTAACGAGTTCGGCCAGTGCGGCAACGGAACCACCATCGCTGCTCAGCTGACCCCCGTCCAGGTAACCCTGCCGATGAAGGCGACGCAGGTGATCGCTGGTGGTGACACGGGTTACGCGTTGCTGGCCGACAAGACAGTGCGGGCGTGGGGCCGTAACGACTTCGGTCAGGTCGGCGATGGGACGGGTGGTGCGTGGGATCCGATCGAGAAGCGCCAGCAGCCCACACCGGTCGCGGTGGCGAATCTCTCGAACGTCACGCAGGTGTCGGCCACGACGGAGAGCGCATTCGCGCTCACCGCCGACGGAGCAGTGTGGTCGTGGGGCATCAACCGCAACGGAGAGATCGGCGACGGCACCACTGGCGAGAGCAACAACCGCACGGCCCCCGTCCGCGTCCAGGGACTCGACGGGTACGCCTTGGTCGAACTCACCCCTCGCAACGGCGGTGGACAAGCACGAAACCCCTTCGCCATCTTCCGCCGGTGA
- a CDS encoding alpha/beta hydrolase family protein: MPHHTPRTEAYGDHPDQWVQIVGDSDAEVVVCFIHGGYWRSSYTAALMEPLVERVSRGGDGLAAMNIEYRRESDPFAMQADVRAALRRARELFPDAVRVAVGHSAGGHLALLCADDAELVVALAPVTDLVGGYAARIGSGAVAELMGASPADRPAAFDAATPRPTVVPTLLVHGVDDDRVPVSHSQDFARLGRAAHAPIDFFEFARLPHMELIDPDGPYVPVVTAWVRRHHSHRRKDAS, encoded by the coding sequence ATGCCGCACCACACCCCGCGCACCGAGGCGTACGGAGACCACCCCGATCAGTGGGTGCAGATCGTCGGGGATTCCGACGCCGAGGTCGTCGTCTGCTTCATCCACGGTGGCTACTGGCGTTCCTCCTACACCGCGGCATTGATGGAGCCGCTCGTCGAGCGGGTCTCGCGCGGTGGGGACGGCCTCGCCGCGATGAACATCGAGTATCGGCGCGAAAGCGACCCTTTTGCGATGCAGGCCGACGTGCGCGCGGCCCTCCGCCGAGCGCGGGAACTCTTCCCGGACGCCGTGCGCGTGGCCGTGGGTCACTCCGCGGGTGGTCATCTCGCGCTCCTCTGCGCCGACGACGCCGAACTCGTCGTCGCGCTCGCCCCCGTCACCGACCTCGTGGGCGGGTATGCGGCGCGCATCGGCTCCGGAGCGGTGGCGGAACTGATGGGGGCGTCGCCCGCCGATCGGCCCGCGGCGTTCGATGCGGCCACCCCTCGGCCGACGGTCGTGCCGACGCTGCTGGTCCATGGAGTGGACGACGATCGCGTCCCCGTGAGCCACTCGCAGGACTTCGCGCGCCTCGGCCGTGCCGCGCACGCGCCGATCGACTTCTTCGAGTTCGCGCGTCTTCCCCACATGGAGCTCATCGACCCGGACGGTCCGTACGTGCCCGTCGTGACGGCCTGGGTGCGCCGGCACCACTCCCACCGACGAAAGGATGCCTCGTGA
- a CDS encoding SdpI family protein produces the protein MIIAISTAIPLLAAGVLVLWTAYRAHRERLPMNFWIGIRTASTLRSDEAWRAGHAAAAVPIAVGGIGLVVAAAAAVFATEDYAVYVAMAGCAWIVVWLIIGSVGAGKAANDSAEDE, from the coding sequence ATGATCATTGCCATCAGCACCGCGATACCCCTCCTCGCAGCAGGTGTGTTGGTCCTGTGGACCGCTTATCGCGCGCATCGCGAGAGACTGCCGATGAACTTCTGGATCGGTATCCGCACGGCTTCGACCTTGCGGTCTGACGAAGCGTGGCGCGCGGGGCATGCCGCGGCCGCCGTTCCCATCGCGGTCGGAGGGATCGGTCTGGTCGTCGCCGCCGCGGCCGCGGTGTTCGCGACGGAGGATTACGCCGTCTACGTCGCCATGGCGGGCTGCGCCTGGATCGTCGTCTGGCTGATCATCGGTTCGGTCGGCGCAGGGAAGGCCGCGAACGACTCAGCCGAAGACGAATGA
- a CDS encoding ATP-dependent Clp protease proteolytic subunit, producing MPEPLMATSVFDRLLKDRIIWLGSEVRDENANEICAKILLLAAEDPQKDIYLYINSPGGSITAGMAIYDTMQFVPNDIVTVGIGMAASMGQLLLTSGTKGKRYITPNARVLLHQPHGGFGGTSSDIQTQAQLILDMKRRLAEITASQTGKSVEQINADGDRDRWFTAQEALEYGFVDHMREHATDVTGGGGTAA from the coding sequence ATGCCCGAACCCCTTATGGCAACGAGCGTCTTCGACAGGCTGCTGAAGGACCGCATCATCTGGCTCGGTTCGGAGGTGCGCGACGAGAACGCGAACGAGATCTGCGCGAAGATCCTCCTGCTCGCAGCCGAAGACCCGCAGAAGGACATCTACCTCTACATCAACTCGCCCGGCGGCTCGATCACGGCCGGCATGGCGATCTACGACACGATGCAGTTCGTGCCGAACGACATCGTGACCGTCGGCATCGGCATGGCGGCGTCGATGGGCCAGCTGCTGCTGACCAGCGGCACCAAGGGCAAGCGCTACATCACGCCCAACGCCCGCGTGCTGCTGCACCAGCCCCACGGCGGGTTCGGGGGAACGTCGAGCGACATCCAGACGCAGGCACAGCTCATCCTCGACATGAAGCGCCGGCTCGCCGAGATCACCGCGTCGCAGACCGGCAAGAGCGTCGAGCAGATCAACGCCGACGGCGACCGCGACCGTTGGTTCACCGCTCAGGAAGCCCTCGAGTACGGCTTCGTCGACCACATGCGCGAGCACGCCACCGACGTCACCGGCGGCGGCGGAACCGCAGCCTGA
- a CDS encoding glycosyl hydrolase, whose amino-acid sequence MKSKGGFAVIGMALTGAVVAGVVALGTCVAFGGDRYAGASSVATLRLTNPSLLFASPHEVNLTVQNARGDLNWSVRDSSGDLVDSGTVAASMTDQIEPTLRDPGFYTFVVDDGRGPLKANFLVTGDVPKTADPFFSVATHWGKRTFASSTWPLASTMPLVTGLGIRNFRDETPWATVERTADSRATPDFATKLASAAQTNDMHMMLVAGYGNPHAYPGDTKSILSPPVTDQGRAAFVSYINTVIDSNPSIDKVEVWNEFNTPRRNTSDCQSGACYATLVKAVSQGVKAQHPNIKIVAGNTHGIPIAWFTDFANAGGLNYADMISVHGYAPDVTDLHNGLNRLDSVIQAHNNGQSKPIIVSEVGLTNTPVTPTIDKGSRVDNEDQAAGGLVQMFATLKSLPSVQQAVWYDAINDGTDPNEPEQNFGLFQQPTSDVVAFQPKAGAAAMVTTIRQLSGFHFTSVARLSGTVAAYTFTDDAGQVRRILWKTQPYASSDQSATPVTIKTAAGDQTTIYSATGKAERVMSAGSAIIQVGAVPIFLDEQVASH is encoded by the coding sequence GTGAAGAGCAAAGGTGGGTTCGCCGTCATCGGAATGGCGTTGACGGGGGCGGTGGTCGCCGGTGTCGTCGCGCTCGGCACCTGCGTAGCGTTCGGGGGCGATCGCTACGCAGGTGCCTCCTCCGTGGCCACTCTCCGATTGACGAACCCATCGTTGCTGTTCGCCTCCCCTCACGAGGTCAACCTGACGGTTCAGAACGCGCGTGGCGATCTGAACTGGTCGGTGAGGGATTCGTCGGGGGACCTTGTGGACTCGGGAACTGTCGCGGCGTCGATGACCGATCAGATCGAGCCGACTCTGCGCGACCCGGGGTTCTACACGTTTGTCGTGGACGATGGGCGTGGGCCACTGAAAGCAAATTTTCTTGTCACTGGCGACGTGCCGAAAACAGCTGACCCGTTCTTCTCCGTGGCCACGCATTGGGGAAAGCGGACGTTCGCGTCTTCGACGTGGCCACTCGCGTCGACCATGCCTTTGGTCACGGGACTCGGCATCCGGAACTTCCGTGACGAAACCCCCTGGGCAACCGTCGAACGAACCGCGGACTCACGTGCCACTCCTGATTTCGCGACCAAGCTGGCGTCGGCAGCCCAAACCAACGACATGCACATGATGTTGGTCGCCGGCTACGGCAACCCCCATGCCTACCCCGGAGACACGAAGAGCATTCTGTCTCCTCCTGTGACCGATCAAGGCCGCGCGGCCTTCGTCTCCTACATCAACACCGTTATCGACTCGAATCCGTCCATTGACAAGGTCGAGGTCTGGAACGAGTTCAACACTCCCCGCCGAAACACCAGCGACTGCCAGTCCGGCGCCTGTTACGCCACGCTCGTGAAGGCGGTGTCCCAGGGAGTGAAGGCCCAACACCCGAACATAAAGATCGTGGCGGGCAATACCCATGGGATCCCGATCGCCTGGTTCACCGACTTCGCGAACGCGGGCGGATTGAACTACGCGGACATGATCTCGGTCCACGGATACGCGCCCGACGTCACTGACCTCCACAACGGCCTCAACCGGTTGGACAGCGTGATCCAGGCACACAACAATGGACAGTCGAAGCCCATCATCGTCAGCGAGGTGGGCCTGACGAACACCCCGGTCACCCCGACGATCGACAAGGGCAGTCGCGTCGACAACGAGGACCAGGCGGCTGGCGGGCTCGTGCAGATGTTCGCGACGCTGAAGTCTCTTCCCTCGGTTCAACAAGCGGTGTGGTATGACGCCATCAATGACGGCACCGACCCGAACGAGCCTGAGCAGAACTTCGGGCTCTTTCAGCAACCTACGTCCGACGTCGTGGCTTTTCAGCCGAAGGCCGGCGCGGCGGCAATGGTGACCACAATTCGTCAACTCAGCGGGTTCCACTTCACCTCTGTCGCCCGTCTCAGCGGTACTGTCGCCGCCTATACCTTCACCGATGATGCGGGACAGGTTCGACGAATCCTGTGGAAGACCCAGCCATACGCGAGCAGCGACCAGAGCGCGACGCCGGTCACGATCAAGACGGCGGCGGGAGATCAGACCACGATCTACTCCGCGACCGGGAAAGCTGAGCGTGTAATGAGCGCCGGGTCTGCGATCATCCAGGTTGGGGCGGTGCCGATCTTCCTCGACGAGCAGGTGGCGTCTCACTGA
- a CDS encoding Dps family protein, producing the protein MSTVHTPAATTVDPTMAAGTAQFLSPVVLGLEALVVNGKQAHWHVRGANFIGVHELLDSVVAHAQDWADLAAERIVALGLPIDSRLSTVAAKAKATEVPAGFAQSDVIIRAIIADIDAVLVDIEAAIEGLDEIDMTSQDVAIEIKRGLDKDRWFLFAHLAA; encoded by the coding sequence ATGAGCACCGTCCACACCCCCGCCGCCACCACCGTCGACCCCACGATGGCCGCCGGCACCGCCCAGTTCCTCTCCCCCGTCGTCCTCGGTCTCGAGGCTCTCGTCGTCAACGGCAAGCAGGCGCACTGGCACGTCCGCGGCGCGAACTTCATCGGCGTCCACGAACTCCTGGACTCCGTCGTGGCGCACGCGCAGGACTGGGCCGACCTGGCCGCTGAGCGCATCGTCGCCCTGGGTCTCCCCATCGACTCGCGCCTCTCGACGGTCGCTGCCAAGGCCAAGGCCACCGAGGTTCCCGCCGGCTTCGCTCAGTCCGACGTGATCATCCGCGCGATCATCGCCGACATCGACGCCGTGCTCGTCGACATCGAGGCCGCGATTGAAGGCCTCGACGAGATCGACATGACGAGCCAGGACGTCGCGATCGAGATCAAGCGCGGTCTCGACAAGGACCGCTGGTTCCTCTTCGCGCACCTCGCCGCGTAA
- the tig gene encoding trigger factor produces the protein MVNSTVEKLSPTRVKLHITVSPDELKPSIAHAYEHIARDVQIPGFRKGKVPAPIIDQRMGRGAVIEHAVNEGLDGFYREAVEAQELRVIGRPNAEIIELPDLKDFSGDLVVDVEVDVRPEFDLPAYDSITVTVDAVEADEAGIDAELDRLRARFGTLVTVDRPAAKGDFVELDLVATIDGAEIDRAEGVSYEVGSGELLEGIDEAIDSLTADEETTFRSKLVGGDHAGEEAEVSVKITAVKERELPEADDDFAQMASEFDTIGELRESLSERVSQQAVFTQGSAARDKFIDALLEAVEIPVPPQLIEDEVHQHLEGENRLEDDVHRAEVTEASEKQFRTQMVLDKIAEDADVQVSQDELTQYLIQSAAQYNMAPQDFVNALQQGNQLPALVGEVARNKALAIALGKVTVVDTNGKPVDLTGFVAVEGEEAAEDEVVEEAQEIADAAADADAVIDAEEAPAAKAPAKKRAPAKKKTAEAPVADEAPTEEAPEKAPAKKRAPAKKKADAADSE, from the coding sequence ATGGTCAACAGCACCGTCGAGAAGCTCAGCCCGACCCGGGTCAAGCTCCACATCACGGTCTCGCCCGACGAGCTCAAGCCGAGCATCGCGCACGCCTACGAGCACATCGCCCGCGACGTGCAGATCCCGGGCTTCCGCAAGGGCAAGGTCCCCGCTCCGATCATCGATCAGCGCATGGGCCGCGGCGCCGTCATCGAGCACGCTGTCAACGAGGGTCTCGACGGGTTCTACCGCGAGGCCGTCGAGGCCCAGGAGCTGCGCGTGATCGGCCGCCCGAACGCCGAGATCATCGAGCTCCCCGACCTGAAGGACTTCTCGGGTGACCTGGTCGTCGACGTCGAGGTCGACGTCCGTCCCGAGTTCGACCTCCCCGCCTACGACAGCATCACCGTGACCGTCGACGCCGTCGAGGCCGACGAAGCCGGGATCGACGCCGAGCTCGACCGCCTGCGCGCTCGTTTCGGCACGCTCGTCACGGTCGACCGTCCCGCCGCCAAGGGCGACTTCGTCGAGCTCGACCTCGTCGCCACGATCGACGGCGCCGAGATCGACCGCGCCGAGGGCGTGTCGTACGAGGTCGGTTCGGGTGAGCTGCTCGAGGGCATCGACGAGGCCATCGACTCGCTCACCGCCGACGAAGAGACCACCTTCCGCTCGAAGCTGGTCGGTGGCGACCACGCCGGCGAAGAGGCCGAGGTCTCGGTCAAGATCACCGCGGTCAAGGAGCGCGAGCTCCCCGAGGCGGACGACGACTTCGCCCAGATGGCATCCGAGTTCGACACGATCGGCGAGCTCCGCGAGTCGCTCAGCGAGCGTGTGTCGCAGCAGGCCGTGTTCACGCAGGGTTCCGCCGCGCGCGACAAGTTCATCGACGCCCTCCTCGAGGCCGTCGAGATCCCGGTGCCGCCGCAGCTCATCGAAGACGAGGTGCACCAGCACCTCGAGGGCGAGAACCGCCTCGAGGACGACGTGCACCGCGCCGAGGTGACCGAGGCGAGCGAGAAGCAGTTCCGCACGCAGATGGTCCTCGACAAGATCGCCGAAGACGCCGACGTGCAGGTGTCGCAGGACGAGCTGACCCAGTACCTCATCCAGTCGGCCGCGCAGTACAACATGGCGCCGCAGGACTTCGTGAACGCGCTGCAGCAGGGCAACCAGCTCCCCGCGCTCGTCGGCGAGGTCGCGCGCAACAAGGCTCTCGCCATCGCGCTCGGTAAGGTCACCGTCGTCGACACGAACGGCAAGCCGGTCGACCTGACCGGTTTCGTCGCCGTCGAGGGCGAAGAAGCCGCCGAGGACGAGGTCGTCGAAGAGGCGCAGGAGATCGCGGATGCCGCGGCCGACGCGGACGCCGTCATCGACGCCGAAGAGGCTCCCGCGGCGAAGGCTCCCGCCAAGAAGCGTGCTCCCGCCAAGAAGAAGACCGCTGAGGCGCCCGTCGCCGACGAGGCTCCCACCGAGGAAGCCCCCGAGAAGGCTCCCGCCAAGAAGCGCGCTCCGGCCAAGAAGAAGGCCGACGCCGCTGACAGCGAGTAA